The Ostrea edulis chromosome 1, xbOstEdul1.1, whole genome shotgun sequence genomic sequence CACGTTTCAATATCTACCATGTATTACTAATTTTATTTACCCTAgataatttttttccagtttttgtaACACTGAGTGTTGTTACCGACTACCTTGTGATACACTTATTAGCAACAAAGAAGTTTTTCACCCCTGATTATCCACCATGGTATGAGTACTATTCGTCACGGGTAAGAACTCCGTATTCCTTAATTATCGTCGGAGTGGCGCTGTTGATACAAACTTCCGTCATCCTTTATTTTCTATGGAAGCTCCGTCGATTGCTGCACGGTTTGTCAATCACCAACGAAGCCCCGCCTCCTTATCATCTATTGAGGAATGAGGGAGACGGATTTCATTATTCCTACGGGACTTCTAACACAACACAACAGCCGTCTCCCAATGCTCCCAGTTACTACGGGACTTCTAACACAACACAACAGCCATCTCCCAGTTACTACGGGACTTCTAACACAACACAACAGCCATCTTCCAATTACAACGGGACTTCTAACACAACACAACAGCCGGCTCCCAATGCTCCCAGTTACAATCCATTTGAAGACGATTCCGATCAGCAACAACGTCGCAATGAGAACATGGTTTAGAGGATTCTGAACTTCGACTTTTCGCATTATTAGATACCTAGCCTCAGCTGATACCATATTTCATTCATCATTCAGTCACGGATCTTGCATAAGAAAACGTAGTTCAAGTCATTTTTGTTCACTGCTTTTGAATATACTGGtatcatttcattaaaaaaaatgtctttgttgtattgcttgtaagcGAGATATTGATATATGGTGACTTTTAGGTATACAAACACTTCGTTGTCATTATTTCACGTGCGCTCTGTACCTTTCATGTCTGACAAAGCAACCAAGTTGTTttgtaagattgattgattgtatcttgcttaacgtctctcgagaatatttcactcatatggagacgtccccaagaccggtgaaaggcttcaaatttaggcctatgctcggcgctttcggccattgagcagtgagagctctttagcgtgccacacctactctgacacaggacatccgtgTTTAAGGACATATCCGGgagtgacattcacacctgatgccgatgGAACTGTccctacctgttttaacgacttaggattcgaaccccggccttccgcatgcagggcgaacgatTTACCCCTAAATCACCGCGGCggttgttataacaatctagatTGTCATATGAACTCACTTTTTCATTGTTGATAGATGAGACGTCAACGATGTCTAAATGTCGTGTTTTTCCTTGAAAATCCGAGGGATACATAGTGACTTTCGTGCCAGACGatacacctctggtgtgtccaggggtccgtatttgtccagctttctatttcgtattgcttatgggagttatgcgattgatcgctgatcgttatcttcacctttcatatagggAAGCTGatatcatcccatttgtcataaagttgagttattagtttgtcGTGAATATCCATTttctggacacatcagaggtgagatcaagtgcctaggaagagAAAGcagcccctgtcgaccgattacaccggccgtgagccctgtatcatGACAAGTTAAACggagttaaaatcagtgtgccaggaacggcctaacaatcggtatgaaacacttcagacagcatttgaccaaatgataggttgtattggcaaactatatcttTACAACGACCATatagtttgcgaaatgctgttttttttaaacgactgttgaaacccctgcagcatcaacttgtttgtcagtagccagtctcgatttaaaaactgatcatgcaAAGAACAAACTCTTTCGTATCGACTACACCATTGATTATGGTCAATGAATTATGACTCATAAAAACGAAACTCACGTTGAATAACATTTTGGTAAGCAAAATCCTCCAAATATAGGAAGCTGGTCAACTGGCAATAAAGACGAACAAGGAATGGTAACTGctgacaaaaaatggaaaaggaaGTTCAACATATCCTGTATAAACCTTCAGGTCTGTGTACAACACTAGGCAAACCATAAAAGTCCCACTCTGCATCCATCATAGCTAACTGGGCACTGTAAGCCCTCTCGTTGGTTAATACATCACCTCCAAATACTATGTTTTCAATAATCTTTGTTGGTTTTTCTTCAGAATGAGACACAcagtgtttatgtatatgtaaccgtcatgtattttaatgaaaacacaCTGGTGGTTCGGGTTCCTAAAGTTCTTTATTATTATATCCTAATTCTGGaggatctaaaaaaaaaaaagtaaaataatTAAGTACTCTCTCACTCTATCATTCACACTTTtagttatattaaaataatgatttcaaaatatttataaattaatgtgatagataaatatttaccaatagAGTAAATTCAAACTCTTACCGTAAACTCGGAAGAATAGAAACTGTAGCAAAACTTAGTTTCTTTGATATGACGGTATACATATATGGTCACTCAGTCCGGGTAGCAGTGTTGCTGGGTTAGTTTCTGGAATTGGCGCGAATCTTGCTTATATGGCACCAAATCCAGTAAAACAACTCACAAGATACTCACACCCATACACAAACCATACTGACCTTTCACACTCCTCTCTCTACCAATCAGCGTTCATCCcgatgaatgaaatgaaacgacTTAAGATGAAATGAGTAacgtaatgaaattatattagtatgtaaaatatgaattatttcatcctGTGACATATATGTTATAGGATATCCAACTTCTGACTTGTTCTCACCTCTGTCAAGCAGATCCATAATTCTATaagtagatttttttctttacgTATTTCATCCATGTATGGATACTGCATACAGTGGGGGATGGATTATTGGAATGGCTTTAAACACTTTACTGCATATATGCATAGGGTCTTGATAATatgatatatgaaaggtgaagataacaaaccctaatcaatctcataactcctacaagcaatacaaaatagagagttgggcaaacatggagccctggacacaccaaaggtggattaaggtgccaaggaggagtaagcaactcCTGTCGAGAGCCCTATACATTGTATCttgaacggcttaacaatcgctatgaaactagatcgttataacgaccataacattGGCATAATActggctttaaacgagaccgttgaaacccttgtaccatcaacttgttagacagtagcttgcctcgatttaaaaacttatacgcagaacaagctcttgcgtatcgaaacagttgagagatataaacaccatatacaggtgataatggaatattgctacataaatatgggaagttgacgatggaggagttgaaatcatcctgtttgtcatacagttgagttgtcagtttgccgttaatgtctactttcaataaaaataagtatgaagcagaagtggatgactctgtggtgtcttttatttcgagctcacagggatatatcgaatcgacattgaaggctacagcaagagattttttttcttctcgcgtaaaagtttttgaataaattctgcttcatatgaatatagaaacaggtccgctaacaaaggagcacaattcgagcccatgggaattccaactgaccgaaataaaacaatccaaacATACTACAACTGATATCTATAAAGATGGTTCAAAAGACCAAAATAAAGTCGCTGCTGTAGTTATCACAAACGACGTTTCCTCTACACGACTTACGAATGAAGCAGCAATTTATGCCGCCGAAGCAAAGGCTATTCAGCTTGCGTTTGAATACATACACacttctaatgacaaacattttactacATTCTCAGACTCCCTATCATGTCTtcagtcaataaacaacatggatattgatcatccatatattttagatatcttacACCGGTACTTTTAACTAAACAAGGTAAAATAGTTGAGTTCTGCTGGATCCCAAGTCACATTGGTATCCATGACAACACCCAAGCAGACAAAGCGGCAAAAAATGCCCTTCAAGATGATATTGTACACTTCAAAATTCCCTAaactgattttaaatattttataaaactatatgtaaattCTCTTTGGCAAATGTATTGGGATCTCtgtgacacaagtaaactttattctGTTCAAAACAAGGTAAACAAATCGTGTAACGTAATGAAACGTCATGACGAAGTGATTATTTTGAGAATATGCACCGGCCATTCAAAATCAATGGACCCATTCTTACATACTAAACAGAGAACTTCAGTCTGAATgcatatcttgtgactgtccatcaactatacatcacattcttATAGAATGTAGTAATTTTAGACCCAAACGAAATAGActtttatatgaaaggtgaagataacgaacagtgatcaatctcataactcctataaggaatacaaaatagatagttgggcaaacacggacccctggacacaccagaggtgggatcaggtgcctaggaggagtaagcaccccctgtcgaccggtcacacccgctgtgaaccctatgtcctgatcaggtaaacggagttacccgtagtcaaaatcagtgtgcaataagaactttttacaaatatcgataatcattatattatacaatatgtacaagaatgcgactttcacagaattttttttggaatacaactgtttatatacacgaaTTGATTTTACAACCTGTTTCCgtaattttaacttttatgtccaTTGGGTGGGACGCtaaagggtgtcccgtgtcaagaatcacaacccccttggcacgcaaaaattcgtttccctgatgttcgaaaaagagtaggctcactggggacCGTAAGGGAAACTCATACACAACCTAACACAATTCAAGTAATTAACCGCCGTGAAAtagctgaaatattgccaaaatggcgcaaagaatcaatcaatcaaacaaaagTATTTTCATCATGAAGTATAGAAACATTTGCAACCAGGAACGATGGCGAATCTCGTTCATTTTACAAGCTTAATAGTCCATTGCATATTCTAATTACTGTGACttgtcccgtgggaatccgggttagaataggtcctcagtcccccttacttgtcgtagaaggtggtcacagcaggtgtgacacgataaagatcattCCCTATTGAAAGGCCATAAGAGCCGAGCAtgggccaaaattttgcagcccttcatcggcagtggtgtcgtctccataccagtgaaatattctcaagagggacgatAAACAATATTCGATTAATCAATAATTACTGTGACTTAAAGCAAAATAAATTCCATTAACAGTTTTTTAAGTAGGAGCTGCTAAATTTGAAATgcaatatttttaatgtttaaagttAATGTTCCCTTAATTAAGAAGAGGATACACTTTTGTATACAATATCCCGCGGATTAAAAATAGGtgctcagtaccccttacttaacgtaagaggcgattaataaatggggcggtccttcggatgagacctcaaaataccgaggtcccgtgtcacgataaagatccctccctgctccaaggccgtaagcgctaagcatataTCCgagtttgcagcccttcacccgcaatggtgacgttttcatatgagtgaaattttttcgagcagtctttatcgtgccacatcagTGCTGCGACACGgtgcctcggtttttgcggtctcatccgaaggacagacTTGTTGACCTTAATTTTGAGCAACTTAAAAAataagccatatctttcaaatcataAGAGGTACTGTTTAGCCTTTCCAAGGATACAAGACTTCACGACCTTGTGATCTTAACATTGAACAAATGTTTTTGGAaataatgcaaaaaaaaaaccccaactaCAATGTCATAAAGTTCCACTtcgatccgggttagaatagatcctcagtacctacccccccccccccttgcttttcgtaagaggcggcttaatggggcgg encodes the following:
- the LOC125664130 gene encoding uncharacterized protein LOC125664130, encoding MACITFIVWAGFLTHLAGFLTPGWISVVEYNRTRGESSTNYGLFYLISCSSEGCLSKTIYEDGDNHFYQGDALYPRRMAVEFNASLAVLLNLLALFLTHCATRKNKTTAKMALTTVLLHACSFFVTLSVVTDYLVIHLLATKKFFTPDYPPWYEYYSSRVRTPYSLIIVGVALLIQTSVILYFLWKLRRLLHGLSITNEAPPPYHLLRNEGDGFHYSYGTSNTTQQPSPNAPSYYGTSNTTQQPSPSYYGTSNTTQQPSSNYNGTSNTTQQPAPNAPSYNPFEDDSDQQQRRNENMV